A portion of the Hoylesella buccalis ATCC 35310 genome contains these proteins:
- a CDS encoding 3-dehydroquinate synthase family protein gives MKQKIILSNHLQTDLSKAIAACQPDRMFIVADDVTAEHCWPKIRGFHSLRGAPLITIPASDVHKGLRSVEKIWTALQEYRATRHSCVINLGGGMVTDLGGFAASTFKRGINFINIPTTLLAMVDASVGGKTGINYGGLKNEIGVFNDANFVILHAAFLQTLDLENLRSGYAEMLKHGLISNDKMMSELLTFDLSGDVDIHQLQGMIAASVAVKEEVVTRDPFEQNIRKALNLGHTFGHAFESWSLKRKPVLHGYAVAYGLICELYLSCIKCGFPTEKMRQVVRFVKEWYGQLPFTCDDYDELIALMRHDKKNLGDEINCTLLANVGDIKLNQTATMEEIKNAFDFLREGE, from the coding sequence ATGAAACAAAAGATTATCCTATCCAACCATTTGCAAACTGACCTATCCAAGGCGATTGCAGCATGCCAACCCGACCGCATGTTCATCGTTGCGGACGACGTGACAGCCGAACATTGTTGGCCGAAGATTCGCGGTTTTCACTCGTTGAGGGGTGCGCCGCTCATCACCATCCCCGCTTCTGACGTTCACAAAGGCTTGCGGTCGGTGGAAAAGATATGGACGGCACTGCAAGAATATCGAGCCACCCGCCACTCATGCGTCATCAATCTGGGGGGCGGTATGGTGACAGACCTTGGGGGATTCGCTGCCTCCACCTTTAAAAGAGGCATCAATTTCATCAACATCCCCACCACCCTGCTGGCCATGGTCGACGCATCCGTGGGTGGCAAGACGGGCATCAACTACGGGGGACTGAAGAATGAGATAGGGGTGTTCAATGACGCTAATTTCGTCATCCTGCACGCAGCGTTCCTGCAAACGCTTGACCTGGAAAACCTGCGCAGCGGCTATGCGGAGATGTTGAAGCACGGCTTGATTAGCAACGACAAGATGATGAGTGAATTATTGACGTTCGACTTGAGCGGCGACGTTGACATCCATCAGCTACAAGGAATGATTGCCGCCTCGGTTGCCGTGAAAGAAGAGGTGGTGACACGCGACCCTTTTGAGCAGAACATACGCAAGGCGCTGAACCTCGGACACACTTTCGGTCATGCGTTCGAGTCGTGGTCGCTGAAACGAAAGCCTGTCTTACATGGCTATGCGGTGGCCTATGGTTTGATTTGCGAGTTGTACCTGAGCTGCATCAAGTGCGGCTTCCCCACGGAAAAGATGCGGCAAGTGGTCAGGTTCGTCAAAGAGTGGTATGGACAATTGCCGTTTACATGCGACGACTACGACGAGCTCATCGCCTTGATGCGCCACGACAAGAAGAATCTTGGTGACGAGATAAACTGCACGTTGCTTGCCAACGTGGGCGACATTAAGCTCAACCAGACGGCGACGATGGAGGAAATTAAAAACGCCTTCGACTTTTTACGCGAAGGCGAGTAG